aatgGAGGGAACCCAGGAAGGGAAGATGACTCTGAATAACTAGACCAATAGCCCTAAGCTGGAAATTAAGGTCCAGGCTTCAGATACAGCCCTACTCCCAGAAcacaaaggaagcagaaagaaacagGGCTCCAAAACAGCCCCAAACAGAGTAGTAGAACAAGGAAAAACTAATTGGGCCCTTAAAGACAGGGACAGCCTTGCCCttagagagggaaagaaaaaaaagtccctGTTCCCAGGAACTACTGCCCCCAGCAACCCTTTGGCACTGCCAGGGAAACTGAGAGAAATCCCATAAACAGGGAAAACTGACTTGAAGACAGACCAAACAGCACCAACACAGGGAACAGTCAGGCAGACCCAGTCAGTCTCTTGACAGAGGGCCCAGCCAGAGGTCCCAGAGCTCTAGTACCTTCGTCGTCTCCTATCTCGAGAGGCACTGCGCTGGTCCCGGTTGCGCCGATCTCGGCTTCGGCTCCTGCGCTTTCGATCCCGGCTTCGAGAGCGACTGTGACTACGCTTCCGGTGCCGGTTTTCCTTGTCCCGCTCTGGACAAGTGTGAGAAGAGATGGAATGAGTGAAGATAAAGTGCAGGCCCAGCCCACCCTGCGTGCTGGTGGCTATACCAAGACCCAGGGAGGCCACCCCCCAGGGAAGGGATTTAATGGAAGGAGACAACAGGCCTCCTGGGTCCACACCGAGTCCCCAAGGACTCTGAGGGACCAAAGGGACAGGGCCTGGAAATGCCCCCGGGGTGTAAGATACCTGAAGACGCTCAAGAGGAGCTGAGGAGccagagaagacagaggaagcTGGCTCCTGGTCCCCCTCGAGGGCTGAGGGGCCTGACCCCAGGGTCGTCCCTGAGAGGGGCAGGGCTAGAGGCTGGGGAATCAAGAGACCCAATGATGTTTTCCTGAAGAAACCGACCAACCCCTCAGGAAAAAACCTCTGCAACCAGCTGGTACCCATAGCCCCACCATCAGACCCAAGGGTCAGGTGCCAGGCAGATCTAGTAACCTTAAGAAGTGAAGAAACTCAACTCCATCCCTTCCCAACCAGGTGAATAATGTAAGAGCAAACACCCTCTGAAAGGGAGGAGCTTCTTTCTGAATGTACAGAAAAAAGTAAGGAAAAGATACCTCCCGAATATTTAACTAACGGTCCAGAGCAGCCTCACCCCCCAGCCCTCCCCGCCTCACTCCCTCAAAAGCAGGGTGGGATAGTACAAGGACCTGTGTCTTCACCATTATCTACTCTGCTTCCTTAGCTTCTTTGCCATAGAGGTCATGGCCACTAACAGAGCACAGCCTTGCATGAAAAACTACAAAGGCTCAgagggcaaaggcaggcagatggatctcagagttcaagaccagcctggtctacattacaTAGCAAGTTGCACACCAGCTGGAGCTACATAGTTAGACCCCAACTTAAACAAAAACACAATAACTCCTATTCTGCAATCTATCCCCCAGGGTAGAAACTAAACCAGGATCACCttaatgtatttccttaattcCAAAGTACCACCAGTCTCAACCATCAACCTCCCATTCACCCATACTGATGAACACAGCCAGGAGTGATGAGGCATGTAACAGGCTGACACAGGAAAATAAAGAGTTGGCTAATGAGTTAAATGAggacctatctcaaaaataaacatacTCAAAAACTGAAACAGGCATATCCTAAAAGTATTGATTTCTGAGACTGGCAGTAGGAAAAAGCAATGAGAAAACCTCACCCCACATTTATACCACATATTTTCTGTGGCAGTAAGTAGAAAAATCTGAAATCTGAAATCTTTAACTCTGTAACTACTAATACTAAAAAAgcacctcaggaaaaaaaaaacaaccctgagatattcTACCTGAATCTACAAACAGTATCTTCACTTGCATTTAATTATCACTAATGCTTTGTTTCAAAAACTGCCAGAAGCTCATATAGCAGATTAAGGCACAAGGAAATCAGGACTTACTCAACGCCTAAAACGCAGGAAACAGTGGAGTCCAGACTGAAATTGTAATGCCATTAAGTTAGGGACCGGGCTGAATTATCGAGTGAAGaccaagcaaaacattcagtaaGTACAGAGTCTGAGTTCAACTACTAACAGCAAAGAatctgcatgtatacatgcaaagaataaaaacaatcaaGAGCTAGAcagaggcaagacctgtggaatATTGAGACAAGCACAAAGCCAGGCAGCTCTGGCTCCACACCAGGAAAAGGGGCCACTTACAAATCCCAAATGTCTTCCCTGCTGCTAAGCCTCAAAAACAAAGAACTCCAGAGATGAAGTGACAATACCGGGTGCCTAGGACACAAACTCCCAGGAGACTTAAGAAACTGAGAAGGGGGCTAAAGCTGAGAGATACAGTGAGGCTAGGTCAAACACAAATACCCACAGGCAGGCAAGGTGACAAGGTGGTCAAGCTTTCTTCCAGCAAGGCAAGAACCTTCTCCCACAAACTGATGCTGGACAGTTAAGAAAAGGAAACTTCATTTGCTCAAAATgctatactgtagttgtcttgtGTACATAGCTCCAATAGCCGACCCTTATAAGCCAGGTCTCAGGCTCTGTTGCCAACAGCAGCAGGAACACTCTAGAACTACGCGTCATATATCACAGCCTCCAACATCAGCTGAAGAAGCTCCACTTGAACTACAAGGAACCAGTTTTGCAGTCAGAGCTCTACATAAACGCAGGAACTTACGCTTTAACATCCACTTTTCCCTTCCTTGAATGAAGGTCACACCTACACTACCCAAGTCTCATGAGGTATCCACTTCTCATTTGGCATCCACTTTCCCTACCTTCTACAACTCAACACCAGTCTATCTGAGCCAAAGTCCTCCTATCTTCACAATACCAATTatggctattattattatttaggcaTTTAACATAATTCAAGCCACATAGTATATATGCAGGCTGCTCCATTTAAACTCAGCTCCAGCTTTCCACCAACTAATGCCTGGAGCTATTTttcttaagagaaaataaaaataaaaaactttatgagcctcagtttcctgctcAATAAACAGAAAACGATTTTGTCCTTAGAAGGATTCACTCAGAAGTGACTCACTTAAAACTGTTTAGGGGTAGTGGCTCACACCTcatgcagaaggcagaggcaggaggatctctgtgagttcgacaGGATCAAGGACTCAAGGACaactggggctacacagagacctgatgaaacctatctcagaaaaaaagatagaTTTTAAGAGTTTAACAAATGTCCTTGCCTCGATGTaccactaatttcttttttttttttttttttttttttacccgagacagggtttctctgtgtagccctggctgtcctggaactcactctgtagaccaggctggcctcaaactcagaaatccgcctgcctctgcctcccagagtgctgggattacaggcgtgcgccaccaccacccggctatgtACCACTAATTTCAAAAACCCGGTAAACAAAGCATCGAAAATCAGCATACGGGTACAGACTATCAGATAAAGAGTAATGCAGATATTTGAACTCAGGTATATTCAATTCCTAAGCCCTACGCTCTTAAGCAGTCCGCTACTCAAAGCAGTAAAGCTCACCAAGGGCGCTCAGAGTAATTATTTTCCTATGCGTACTGTTTCAGCCACTCTCCACTCTCTCAATTCCAGCTTCATTCCAAAGAATTCTGAAGGTTTCATCCAGCTTAAGTCTCAATCCTCAAGAAATTAAAGCTCTTCAAtctcaaacaaaaaagaaaaggttggAGATGTACCATAACTCAACTTTTTCCTTGGTATCGCTAAGTCCGTCAGCACTAACATAGCCTGCTTGCCTTTCTGATCCAAATTCATAGTACAGGATCTTACCCCAGGAGCATCTGCCTCCACTAACCTAAAAATGGGCCAGCTCCCTCCGTCCCATTTTGTGGACGATTTTACTATCCCTATAGTGTGACTGCATTTAGGGATCCAAGTTTGGAATGATACAGGACTTGGGCTTTGCCTAAAACCGAAAGGTTTAAGGATTGTTAGGGATATGGAAAACTGATATTGTCTGCCGCCAAGAACCCGAAGGCATATATGACTTATGCTCTGCAGGAGCACAAAGAACGCAGACTTCCCTCTTTGGCGGGCAAACAAGTGTAGGACACATTTTTATCTAAGACGCCGCAAAAccggagactgagacaggaacaTCAAAGAAGGAGAGTTCTGGAGAAACCGAAAAATATGAACAGGCTCGAAACCTACACAAGCAGCGAGAGACTGCAGCCCCAGTCCAcgtgaaggaaagggaaggggggggtGCTTCACCACCGCCATTTTGGAAACAAAGGGGGCGTGGAGGAAGGAAAAGTACGCCCGACCGGAAGCGGAAGTGCCAAGGCagcaaaaggaaaagacagaattAGAGAGACCTAAATTCATCTTtctcaaataaaagacaaaaatgtaaaacaacaaaaaagcttcACATTGATGAATCCGGCGCGCTCTCAACGTGCCTACTTGACAAAACGCGCCGCCTCCGCCGGGACCACGTGGGCGCGGGCTACTGCGGCGCGCACGCGCCGTGAGCCTCGCCCGCCACCCCTTCCCTCAGCGCCGAGAGGTCACGTGAGCTAGGCGCGCGCGGCACGGACGGGAGGGGGGCATCGTGCGGCCCTAGGGAAGGGAACAAGAAGGGGGGATGGCGGGGGGCACAGGGCGAAGCAAGAAGCCACCCCACAACCCCGGCGCCCTCACCTTGTTTATTCTCGTTGAGCTGCCGCTCGAACTCGTCGAAGTCCGACATGCTTAGGCGGCCGCGTAGGGCCCTGTGCAGCTCTCGCCTCGCCTTGCCGCCCGCCCGCTCCGGCTACTTCCGCCGCTGACTTCAGCTACTTCCGGCCCCCGCCGGCACTCCGTCGTCTACCTAATCAAGCCCCGCCCCGTCCCGACTCCACCCCCTCGTCCCGCCCGTCTCACCCCCCCTCGAACTTCCCCGAGCTCCGCGCCGAAGCCTGTCGGCTATTCTCGGACGGAAAAGTCTGAAGGCGGCGGTCGCCTTCGAAATCACCAGAAGCGAGGGTTTTGCGGGCTGCCCAAGTTTCGGTAACTTTTCGGAGACTAGCGTTTCAACGTTCGGAGGGGAACGTGGGTCCTCGCGTTCCCCTACACCAGCCTAAAGATACGGGTTTTCCTGCAACTCAAACCGTCTGTCTCTGGTCTCCTCTGGAAATCCGTCCCACCCTTCGCCGGCCCTGTTCTGGCGGCCAGTCACTTCTGACAATCCTAACCGTCCAGGCCTTCGGCTCTTTCCGAAGGTTTCCAGCGCTCGCTCGCCACCCCTCTAGAGATTAAGGCCGATTCTAATCTTCGGCTCTTTCCGGAGGCTCCACGGGGTCACTCCGCCCCTTCCGGAGACTGTCGTTCCCTTCAGCCAATGCTTCGGGAAGGTCTCACACACTGGAGGAGAGCTCGGCTTTTTCCGCTGTTGCTTCGGCTCCTTTCGGCTTAAGACCCGAGCAGGGAGGGAGGACGGATGAGAGGCGGGCCAGCGAGCTCCGGGAGGGGGCGGGGCCTCAGCTTTTGGTACCCAGCTCTCTAGGAGAAAACTGGAAAAGCCGACCTCGCGGAAGGAAGGCCAGGGAAGGTGTGCGGGACAGTGGCGGGCCGTGGGACAAAGGGCGTTCGGGGCCGCGGCGGAGGTGGTTAGCGCAGCTTGGGATGCTTGCGCACGGTGATTCGAGAGGGGCTTCTGCGCCTGCGTAGCGGTCTGAGGCACGTTTTTCTCAGCGCTCGGGAGGATCCGCCATTCTAAATCCTCAAGGCGCGTGCGCCCGATCtcctcacacacacccccacccccacccccacccccggccccgTAGGCACTAACTTCAAGACGGTTAAACCAGACGGCACCCTCCCGGTTGCCAAGGCAATTGCGTTCAATCGTCCGCCCCTGCTCCTGCTGCGCAAGCGCAGAAAGTGACAGCTTGGCGCACTCCCCTGACCCCTGGGATGCAGGCGCCCCCGGGGCCTCTACGGGGCCGCTCAGCTAAAGGTCCTTGACTCAGTGCCCCGGCCTCTGCGTTTTTAAAGTCGTCTTACCCCAGTTTCTCCTGAAAGAGGCTGTGCCTCCgcttcccacctctgcctcctggggctAATTACACCCTGTCCTCCCCAACCTCTAGAGGTTTCTGCCTGAGCGCCCCCCCTCCCTGTCTCCGTGGCGACGGCCACCCCTTCCCATCATAACGACTTTCTAGTAAGACCTGGGGCCCAgtttattgaaaattttcatgTCTCTTTAATTTAAACTCTCAGAATAATGCTCTGTCTTCAGAATTATGCAGATGGGCTCCTCCTGGCCAGGGAGGCCGGGCTGGCAGCCCTTGCGGGATGAAATGGAGGTGGGGTGCCTGGCGTGTGCGGCAGAGAGAGGGCCCAGTGCTCAGGGAGGGCGTCTTCAGCCCTGGGGTGCCTCAGGGAGCCCGACCTAGCCAGCAGTCTGCTGGGCAGGGCGGCATCACCGCTTGAAGCGGTAGGTGATGGGCAGGAGCAGCTTGCTCTTCTTGAGAGCCTGCACCTTCTTGAGAGTCTCGTCGTCCAGTGCCAGGAAGCAGCGGCGGGAGTACTCCAGCAGGCGCTCCTTGGATGGGTCGAACTCTCCCACCTCAGCCAGCTTTTCGGGCGCCACGATGAGTAGCTCTGCGATGGGCGTGGTCAGCGCCACGGTGTTCCTGTCCACACGGTGGTGCTCGAAGGCTCTGGACATGCTCTTCAGCTTCTGGAAggtgcccaggatcttcttgtaGCGGCAGAGGACCCCATCAGCATCCTTCACTGCAGGACCAAGAGGGCAGAAAGAGGAGAACTGGGAAAGACACTCTTGTGGGGCCAGAGACATGAGGGAACCCGGGTAGAAACAGGAGGGAAGGTATAAGGAGGAAAAGCGTAAAAGGCACACAgatttaaaagcaaaaaagaaagtcgggcggtggtggcgcatgcctttaattccagcacttgggaggcagaaacaggcggatgtctgagttcgaggccagcctggtctacagagtgagttccaggacagccagggctacccagagaaaccctgtctcgaaaaaaaaaaaaaacaaaaaagaaatcctgGAAGTGGGGACACATGAGGAGCCCAGtacaggaagggaaaggagaacaaaatggaaaatagttGAATCCTGGCAAGAAATAGACCAGGGGAATTGAGGTCAGGCCTGGCCACCAGAGCAAAGGAGAGGCCCTATGACATGTGCCCAGAGGCCTCCTTTCTCTGGGACGACTGAATCTGCTGGTTtaactgaaatttaaaattaacGCAGGACCACAGAGAGCTGTGAGGTGAAGCTGAGTGTGTTTTGTATGGAGAGTTAGGGCACCACTGCAGAGCCCACACTGCGATTCTGGGTGGGCAACCCCTCATCACACCCATCACAGGTACCCACTCACCCCGCTGCCTCTCTCGAGCCTTGGGCTTCCCAAATCGCCTCCGGCCGGTAcctcccttctgcttctgcctcttcctctcactGGCACTTCCCTCTTCGGACGCCCCGCTGAAGGAGGAGGCTGCCGACTCAGGGTCTGACGCTTCTCCCCCAACCCCGGCCCGGCTGTCCCCATCAACCCTCCGAGGTCCAGGCTTCATCCGGCAGTGGTCCTCTGCAGAGAGACAAAAATGAACTGTGACACAATGTCCTATCACTGCCCTGAAGGGGAAAAAATGGGCATGGAGGCCAGGTCCTCAGGAGGACAGGATGGCGTCCCCAAGTAGAGATATTAGCTACACTGGATGCCATAGAGCCAGATAGGATTCAGGGAATATTGGGAGCATTTTTCTAGGCTCCAGGGGATTCATGAGAATCTGTGACTATGCAGAGCTTCTATGGGGGAAATGTATCCTGGGCAGCTCCAGAGTCAAGAGTCAGAATCCAAGAGGCAGGCAATGCCTCGGGCTAGGAGGATTGGATCAGACTCCTACAGAAGCCAGTGTTCAGTTTGGGTATGGGGGAAGGCTGACTACCTTCCCCTAGATAGGGGGCCAACTCAGACTCAGCATCTTTTGAAGGATGAACTCCTGAGGAGAACTGAAGTCACCCAGGATAGAGCCCTCAATATTGGAAGAGAGGGCGTACATGTCCCCATCCCAGTGCTGGGTCCCCGGTGCCCTCAGAATACCGTAGGTCCTTTGCTAGATCTTTTGCCATTGTTACTATGAGAAAGGCTGTCAACAGCTCAGCTGCATACAGAGGTGAGGGCTATGGCCTGAATAAAGGTTAAGTACTCCAAAAAAGCAATGACACGGGACCCTGCCTATCAGAAGAGGTGACAGCACCATGCTGTTACCAGTCACAGATTAGAGCAGTGCAGGGAGGTGGGATCTGCTAGGACCCTGACGCAGTTTAGGAGAAACACCAGCCACGGTAATGTAGAGCAGGTGGACGGAAGACGGGGCCCTGATTGTTATGTCAGGGCACCTCTAATGGATGGGTGACTGCATCACTCAGAAGTCCTGGGTGCTGGCAGGAGCCGCCTCTGAGGAATTCAGTAGACTGCAATGGGCCTACTGACAAAGGGACGGTTCCCTACGATGAGGAGCCTGGGCTGGTAATAGAGACTC
This portion of the Apodemus sylvaticus chromosome 1, mApoSyl1.1, whole genome shotgun sequence genome encodes:
- the Ccdc106 gene encoding coiled-coil domain-containing protein 106; this translates as MNERNHLRQTMKDDEAFEEAPHLDSQIFYSLSPSRRDCEEPPEGASPTLALMNSVKAQLHMALERNSWLQKRIEDLEEERDFLRCQLDKFISSARMDAEDHCRMKPGPRRVDGDSRAGVGGEASDPESAASSFSGASEEGSASERKRQKQKGGTGRRRFGKPKARERQRVKDADGVLCRYKKILGTFQKLKSMSRAFEHHRVDRNTVALTTPIAELLIVAPEKLAEVGEFDPSKERLLEYSRRCFLALDDETLKKVQALKKSKLLLPITYRFKR